A genomic region of Parachlamydia acanthamoebae contains the following coding sequences:
- a CDS encoding Imm32 family immunity protein, whose protein sequence is MEIKLEVPDYGEDGFIYKWEPDSEIEVKFQDNVVIVIANSSGLKSLANHLLNLAQENVPQYYYFNLDEYNSLEKGSIELIVQKK, encoded by the coding sequence ATGGAAATAAAATTAGAAGTGCCAGATTATGGTGAAGATGGATTTATATATAAGTGGGAGCCTGATTCTGAAATTGAAGTTAAGTTCCAAGATAATGTAGTTATTGTAATAGCAAATTCATCAGGTTTAAAATCTTTGGCAAATCACCTTTTGAATTTAGCTCAAGAAAATGTCCCTCAATATTATTATTTTAATTTAGATGAATACAATTCTCTCGAAAAAGGCTCTATTGAATTAATCGTTCAAAAAAAATAA